Below is a window of Leucobacter chromiiresistens DNA.
TGCTCACCGCGTCGCTCGCGCTCGCGATCGGCTTCGTGCCGTACTCGGCGCGCGTGATCCGCTCCGTCGCCCTCCGGGAGCGGAATCTGCCCTACGTCGCCTCGGCCCGCCTGCAGGGCATCTCGGGGTTCCTCATCACCGTGCGGCACATCCTGCCGAACGTGCGCACGCAGATTCTGACGGGCATGACCATCAACTTCGGCTACGCGATGATCGAGCTCGCGGCGCTCTCGTTCCTCGGCCTCGGGGTGCAGCCGCCGACGCCCGACTGGGGCCTCATGGTCTCGAACGGCCAGGCGTCGCTGCAGCAGGGGTACTGGGAGCAGAGCATCTTCGCGGGCCTCGCCATCGTGATCACCGTCGCCGCGTTCGGCTACGTCGGCGAGCAACTCGGCGGTCGCCGCGCCGCAGGAAGGATCCGCTGATGCTGCACGTCGATTCCCTCGTTCTCACCGTCACCGACCCCGACACGGGGCAGTCCACCGAGATCCTGCACGGCAACTCGTTCGCGCTCGGCGCCGGCGAATCGCTCGGGCTCGTCGGCGAGTCGGGCTCGGGCAAGTCGATGACCCTGAAGTGCATCCTCGGCATCGAGCCGTCGGGCGCCCGCGTCACGGGGTCCATCGCGCTCGACGGCACCGATCTCCTGAGCGCCGGCGGGGAGGAGCTCCGCCGCATCCGCGCGAACGACCTCGCCCTCATCGCGCAGAACCCGCACGGGTCGCTGAACCCCGTGCTGCCGGTCGGGCGCTTCCTCGTCGAGGGCATGAGCGATGCCCGCTCGCTCCCGGCGGGCGAGGCGCGCACCCGGGCGGCAGATCTGCTGCGCCAGGTCGGCATCACCGATACCGAGCGCGTGCTGCGCTCGTACCCCCACCAGCTCTCGGGCGGCATGCTGCAGCGCGTCGTCATCGCGGGGGCGATGTCGGGCGAGCCGAAGCTGCTGCTCGCCGACGAGCCGACCACGGCCCTCGACGTCACCACGCAGGCCGAGGTCGTGGCGATCCTCGACGAGAAGCGGCGCGAGCACGGGCTCTCGATGATCTACGTCACCCACGACCTCGATCTCGCGGCCGCGGTCTGCGATCGCCTCGCCGTCATGAAGGACGGCGAGATCCTCGAGATCGGCACGCCCGAGGAGATTCGGGATCGGCCGAAGACCGAGTACACGCGGGCGCTCATGTCGGCTCGCCCCCAGCTCTACCCCGAGGGGCGCTCCGAGCCGGCGCTCGGCGCGAACACGCCGGCGCTCGGCGGCGACGCCCACGCGAACACGGAGGACCGCGCATGACCACGACGCCCCGCGACGCCGCCCCGCACGGCGGCGCCGAGCCGATGATCGAGGTCGAGCACCTCGACCGCACCTTCCACCTGAGCCGCTCGGCGCGCGTCACCGCGCTCGACGACGTGTCGTGCGCACTGCGGCCGGGCACCTGCCTCGCAGTCGTCGGCGAGTCGGGGTCGGGCAAATCCACGCTGGCCCGCGTGATCGTCGGCCTCGAGACCGCCGACGCGGGCACGGTGCGGATCGCCGGAACCCCCGTGCGCCCCACCACCTCGAGGCGGGCGCTGCACGAGCGCGCGAAGCTCGTGCAGATGGTCTTCCAGGATCCGCAGGGCTCGCTCAACCGTTCGCTGCCGGTCTCGGCGACGATCAACGAGATGCTCCTCGCGCACCGCCCCGACCTCGATCGCGCCGGGCGGCGGGCGCGCACCCTCGAGCTGTTCGCGGAGGTGGGGCTCACCGAGCGCCACGCCGACGCCAAGCCCGAGGCGCTCTCGGGCGGGCAGAAGCAGCGCGTCGCCATCGCACGCGCGCTCGCCGCGGAGCCGCGGGTGATCGTGCTCGACGAGGCGGTCTCGGCGCTCGACGTGTCGGTGCAGGCGCAGGTGCTCGCCCTGCTGAAGCGGCTGCGCGCCGAGCACGGCCTGTCGTACCTGTTCATCACCCACGATCTCTCGGTGGTGCGCGACATCGCCGACGACGTCGTGGTGATGCGCTCGGGCCGCATCATCGAGCGCGGCAGCGTCTCCGACATCCTCGATCGGCCGAGGGATCCGTACACGCGGCTCCTCCTCGCCTCTGCCCCGCGGCCCGGGTGGAAGCCCCGGCGCGGCCTGCGCGACGCGCTCGCCGCGGGCCCGTCCGCGTGACCCGCTCCGCTCCCCACCCGGCGGGCGCCCGCCCGCCACTCACAGAAAGCACCCCTGCATGACTGCACAGACCGAACGCCTCCACCTCGACGTCACCGGCGCGAACGCCCGCGCGCTCGGGGTGAGCCGCGGCGCTGCGCTCCGCGGCACGCTGCCCACGGCGTACGCGAAGTACGCCGAGCTGTTCCGCATCCTCGGAGTGACCGAGGCGATGGAGCTCGACGGGGTCGCCCGCGTCGTCGCGGCGGTCGACCCGTGGCGGCCCGAGCTGATCGAGCAGCTCAGGGGCGTGGCCGAGGGCGCGGGCGTGCCGTTCGAGCAGGTCGTGGCGCTGAACGCGCGCACGGAGCTGATCGCGCTCGGCACGCGGAGTGCGAGCGAGTGCTCGACGGTGACCGCACGTGTCGGCGCGCACCGGTTCGGGGTGCAGACCTGGGACTGGCACGTCGAACTCGACGCGTACTGGCACACGCACACGGTGACCGGGCACGGCCTCCGCTACGCGGGCCTCACCGAGCAGGGCATCCTCTCGAAGATCGGCGTGAACGAGGCCGGCCTGGCGCTGCACTTCAACATCCTGGGGCACGCGAGCGACGGGCCCGACGGCGTGCCGATGCACCTGCTCTCGAGCGCGGTGCTGTCGGAGTGCGCGTCGGTCGACGAGGCGGTCGCACTGGTGCGGGCCGCCCCGATCGCCTCGTCCTCCGCCTTCACGATGCTCGACGCGAACCGTGCCGTCTCCCTCGAGATCAGCCCCGTGGGCGTCTACGAGATCGCCGAGGTCGACGGGTCGGTGCAGCGCACCAACCACTTCCAGCACGCGGAGCCGCACGCGCAGCAGAAGACGGAGCTCTACGAGCCCGATTCGAGCGATCGGCTCGAGCTCGTGCGCGAGCGGTTGTCGCCGGGCCTGCCCGAGTCGCCTGCCGAACTGGTGCGCCTGCTGCGTTCGGGGCCGGGGCAGCCGCCGCTCACCTGCGTGCCCGACATGACGAAGGAGTACGGCGATCGCTGGGCGACCCTCGCGACGATCGTCTCAGACCCCGATGCGCGCACCATCCGCATCTTCGACGGTATGCCCGAGGCGTCGGAGTCGGGGGAGTGGCGGGTGCTCGCCGTCTGAGGCGGCGCTGGCGGGCGCCCGCCCGCGGCGCCCGGCGCCCGCGGCGCCCGGCGCTCGGCGCCGGGCGCGCGGCCCGCGGCGCCCGCCCGCGGCGCCCGCGGCGCCCACTCCCGTGAGAGATTCGGCTTCGGTGAGATGAACTCCGCTCGAACCGGCTCACCGAAGCCGAATCCCCCACCGAAGCGCGCCGCAGCATCGGGCGGCTCTAGCATAAAACGTTTTACGCTCCTAGGCTGACGATACACCCGACCCGAGGAGCCCCATGCACACGTACCCGAGCTACGTCGCCCCGCCCGGCCGCGCCATCGCCGAGTTCGTGAAGGATCACCCCTTCGCCGTGGTGGCGACCTCCACCGACGGGGCGCCCGTCGCCACCCACACGCCCGTCGTGTTCCCGCCCGGGCTCGAGCCCGGCGACACCCTGGTCGGCACCCGACTCTGGGGGCACATCGGCCGGGCCAACGCGCACTGGACGCACTTCGCGGATCACCCCGAGGCGCTCCTCGTGTTCTCGTCGTCGCACGCGTACGTGTCGCCGAGCACCTACGAGTTCACGCCCGCGGTGCCGACGCTCGACTACGCCGCGGTGCACCTCACGGGCCGCGTGACCGTGCTGGAGGAGCCGCACGAGAATCTGGCGGTGGTCGAGCAGACGGTCGCCCATCTGGAGGAGCTGCGCGCGCAGCCCTGGGATCCGGCGGCATCGCGGCACGTCTTCGAGAAGATTCTCGACGGCGTCGTCTCGTTCACGATCGACATCGAGAGCGAGTCGGCGATGTTCAAGCTCAGCCAGGACATGCCGGCCGACGTGCACGGGCGCGTGCGGCGCGACCTCGTCGAGGGCGACCACCGCCACCCCGACGTCGCCGCGCTGATGGATCGGATCGGGCCGGCCTGCCCGCATCAGGGGCGCGGCTGACGCGAGTCGGCGATCCCGCTGCGCGGCAGGCGCGCAGCGGCGCCCCCGCTGCGAGGGCCCGCGCCCGTCAGCGCTCCCGCTGCGACGACCGGCGCACGATGAGCTCCGAGGCCACGAGGCGCCGCCCGTCGGGGGATTCGCCGCGCGTGATCTGCGCGAGCAGCGCGACGGTCTCCCGGGCGAGCACTTCGGGGCGCAGGTCGATCGCCGTGATCGGGGGCTCCGCGGTGCGCGTCTGCTGAGCGTCCGTGCCGCACGCGAGCAGGTAGTGCTCCGGCGCGGTGTACCCGCGCTCGCGCATCGCCTCCTGGATGCCCGCGGCGTGGCGGCCGGTCAGCGAGTAGATCGCGTCGGGCACGCCGTCGTCGAGCAGTCGCGGCACCAGTTCGCGCCCGCCGGCCTCCCCGAGCCGCTCGGGGCTGCGGAAGAGCCGGGGCGTGCTTCCGTGCGAGGCGCACCAGTGCCGGTACGCCTCCTCGGCGTCCGCGTTCCAGGAGTTGTCGTCGGTGCCGCCGACGAACGCCACGTCGCGGGCCCCGTGCTCCGCGAGGTGGTCGAGCGCGGTGCGCGTGGCGGCGGCGTCGTCGGAGGCGACCCAGTTCGCGGCCTGCGGCTTGCCCGGGTCGCGGCCGAGCGTCACGTAGGGGATCGATCGGCTCTCGAGGAGGTCGACGACCGGGTCGTCGCGCACCGGGTCGGTGACGACGTAGCCGTCGAGGGAGAACGCCAGCGGGGTGACCGGCCCCTTCACGAGGTCGGCGACCTGCATGAGGCTCAGTCCATGCCCGAGCGCGCTCACCGCCGCGGCGCCGGCGAACCGGAGGAAGTAGTCGACGCCGGGCGGGCTGTAGTCCTCGAGCGCGTCGAGGGGCCGGAGCACGATGCCGATGACGCCGATGCGCGATCGGCGCAGCCCGCGGGCCAGGGCGTCGGCCTGGTAGCCCATCGAGGTCGCGATCTCGCGGATGCGCTTGCGGGTCTCCTCGGCGAGGGTGCCCTTGTCGTTCAGCGCGTGCGACACCGCCGTGATCGAGACGCCGGCTCGGGCGGCGACGTCTTTGATGGTGACATTGCGGTGCGCGGCCACGGGCCCTCCTTGCTTCCTGACACGAGCGTACCGCCCGTGCGGCGCATAAACCGTTGCATGCATCGTTTGATGACAATTCGATCACAGCATTGCATAAAACGATTTATGAAGCTAGCTTGAGTCACCAGGGCAATCCGCGCCGACGCGGAGCCCGGGGGGTCGTGACGCTGCGATCCCGCTCACCACAGTTGTCGAAGGAGTCAGTACGGTGTTGACACAATCACGCACACGCGCCCGGGTCGTCTCGGGCGCCGCACTCGCACTCGGCCTCGCCTGTGCGCTCAGCTCCTGCGCCGCACCGGCCGGCACCGGCGCGGGGGAGCAGCAGGAGGCGGCCCCCGGCTTCCTCGCCGTGGCAGACGACGCACTCGACGGGCAGGGCGCCCTCACCGTGCAGCTCGACTACGACACGAGCGAAGCCGACGGCCTCGACCCGGCGACGGCCCAGACGGCGCGCTCGTGGAGCATCATGGGCCTCGTCTACGAGACGCTCGTCACCACCGACGAGAACTTCGAGATCCAGCCCGAGCTCGCGACGTCGTGGGAGCAGCCCGACGACACCACCTACGTCTTCACCATCGACACGACCGCCACCTTCTCGAACGGGCGGGCGCTCACGGCTGACGACGTCGTCGGCAGCCTGCAGCGCCAGATCGACAGCGCGAGCGTCTGGTCGGGCCAGATGGGCCCCGTCGAGTCGATCGAGGCGACCGGCGACGACCAGGTCACCGTGCGGCTGAGCAGCCCCTACGCGCCGTTCCTCGCGGCGCTCGCGAACACTCCCGCTGCGATCCTGCCCATGCAGGAGGTCGCCGACGGCAGCGTCGACCTCGCGACCACCATGCTCGGCACCGGCCCCTACGTCGTCGACGCGCACCGCCAGGACGAATCGTGGACGTTCTCGGCCAACCCGGATTGGCGCGGGGGCGACGACCTCGCCGTGCAGACCCTCGAACTGCAGATCGTCGACCAGGAGACCACCCGGCAGGCGGCCCTCCGCGAGGGCAGCGCCGGGCTCGCGAACTTCGGCAGCATCGACGCGCTCACGCAGCTCGCCGACGCCGGCGACGTGCAGGTGGTCAACCAGACCCAGAGCGACTTCTACTACCTCAACGTGAACTCCCAGATCGAGGGATCGCCGCTGCAGGATCAGGACGTGCGCTTCGCCATCAACGCGGCGATCGACCGTCAGGCCATCGCCGACATCGTGTTCGCGGGCGAATCCGCGCCCACGGGCGTCACGCCGTCGAACCTGCCCGGCGCGTGCGCCGTCGACGCCCTGCCGTCGGAGCAGGCCGACCTCGACGAGGCGCGCGACGTCATCGCGGCGTCGGACGCCGCCGGCACCACGCTCGACCTGATCGTGTACACCTCCGAACCCGTGATGGGGCAGATCGCGCAGCTCGTGCAGCAGCAGCTCGCCGAGATCGGCGTCACCGTCAACATCGAGCAGTTCGACACCGCCACCTACAACGCGCGCGTCTTCACGGCGCAGCCGGGCGACTTCGACCTGTCGCTGGGCTGGTTCGCCGGCTACGTCGATCCGTCGATGGTGACGAAGTGGTGGAACCCGGAGCAGGCGGGCTTCAACGTCGGCTTCACCGGGGTGCACGAGGACCTCAACGCGCTGATCGCCGCGGGCGCCGAGGAGACGGACGCCGACGAGCGCGAGACGGTGCTCGCCGAGCTCTGCGCGAGCGCCGACGAGTACTCCGAGATCGTTCCGCTCGTGCACCGGCCCTCGATCATCGGCTACGACTCGGCCGCGCTCAGCCCGACGATCCAGAGCAACGAGGGGTACGGCGACATCTTCCGCGACATCGCCTCGTACCGCCTCCCGGCGGCTCCGGCCTCCGGCGAGTAGCGAGCGACCGGCATGCTGCAGCAGCTCCGATGGTCCGCCGGGCGGGTGGCGAGCGCGCTCGTCACCCTGCTCGGCGTCTCCATCCTCATCTTCGCCGCCGTGAGGCTGATGCCGGGCAGCTACGAGGACATCATCCTCGGGCCCCTCGCATCTCCCGAGGAGCGCGCGGCGCTCGCCGCGGCCTACGGGCTCGACCAGCCGCTCGTGCTCCAGTACTTCTCCTGGATCGGGCAGATCGCCACCGGCGACCTGGGCACGTCGTTCGTGACGCAGAGCCCGGTGAGCGTCGAACTCGGCGCGCGCATCCCCGTCACGGCGCTGCTCACCGCGATGGCGCTGGCCATCACCGTGGCGATCGGGATCCCGCTCGGCGTGTGGACGGGGGTGCGCTCGGGCGCGCACCGCGGCGGCGCGGTCGGACGCATCGTCTCGGGGCTCGGCATCAGCGTTCCGGAGTTCGTGCTCGGCAGCGTGGTCGTGTTCGTGTTCTCGCGGCTCGCCCTCGGCATCCAGGTCGGCGGCTTCTCGCGCGTCGGCACCGGCTTCGGCCCGACGTTCCAGGCGCTGCTGCTCCCCGCCGTCGTGCTCTCGGTGTTCTGCGTCGCGGCAGCGGCGCGCACCACGCGGGACGCCGTGATGAACGTGCTCGTCGAGCCGCACATCGCGGCGGCGGTGGCGCGCGGCGAGACGCCGTGGCACATCGTGCGCCACCACGTGATGCGCAACGCGGGCATTCCGATCCTCACGCTCCTCGCGACGATCACGGCCTACCTGCTCGGCGGCGCGGTGATCGTCGAGACCATCTTCAACATCCCCGGC
It encodes the following:
- a CDS encoding ABC transporter ATP-binding protein; translated protein: MLHVDSLVLTVTDPDTGQSTEILHGNSFALGAGESLGLVGESGSGKSMTLKCILGIEPSGARVTGSIALDGTDLLSAGGEELRRIRANDLALIAQNPHGSLNPVLPVGRFLVEGMSDARSLPAGEARTRAADLLRQVGITDTERVLRSYPHQLSGGMLQRVVIAGAMSGEPKLLLADEPTTALDVTTQAEVVAILDEKRREHGLSMIYVTHDLDLAAAVCDRLAVMKDGEILEIGTPEEIRDRPKTEYTRALMSARPQLYPEGRSEPALGANTPALGGDAHANTEDRA
- a CDS encoding ABC transporter ATP-binding protein → MTTTPRDAAPHGGAEPMIEVEHLDRTFHLSRSARVTALDDVSCALRPGTCLAVVGESGSGKSTLARVIVGLETADAGTVRIAGTPVRPTTSRRALHERAKLVQMVFQDPQGSLNRSLPVSATINEMLLAHRPDLDRAGRRARTLELFAEVGLTERHADAKPEALSGGQKQRVAIARALAAEPRVIVLDEAVSALDVSVQAQVLALLKRLRAEHGLSYLFITHDLSVVRDIADDVVVMRSGRIIERGSVSDILDRPRDPYTRLLLASAPRPGWKPRRGLRDALAAGPSA
- a CDS encoding C45 family autoproteolytic acyltransferase/hydolase gives rise to the protein MTAQTERLHLDVTGANARALGVSRGAALRGTLPTAYAKYAELFRILGVTEAMELDGVARVVAAVDPWRPELIEQLRGVAEGAGVPFEQVVALNARTELIALGTRSASECSTVTARVGAHRFGVQTWDWHVELDAYWHTHTVTGHGLRYAGLTEQGILSKIGVNEAGLALHFNILGHASDGPDGVPMHLLSSAVLSECASVDEAVALVRAAPIASSSAFTMLDANRAVSLEISPVGVYEIAEVDGSVQRTNHFQHAEPHAQQKTELYEPDSSDRLELVRERLSPGLPESPAELVRLLRSGPGQPPLTCVPDMTKEYGDRWATLATIVSDPDARTIRIFDGMPEASESGEWRVLAV
- a CDS encoding FMN-binding negative transcriptional regulator — protein: MHTYPSYVAPPGRAIAEFVKDHPFAVVATSTDGAPVATHTPVVFPPGLEPGDTLVGTRLWGHIGRANAHWTHFADHPEALLVFSSSHAYVSPSTYEFTPAVPTLDYAAVHLTGRVTVLEEPHENLAVVEQTVAHLEELRAQPWDPAASRHVFEKILDGVVSFTIDIESESAMFKLSQDMPADVHGRVRRDLVEGDHRHPDVAALMDRIGPACPHQGRG
- a CDS encoding LacI family DNA-binding transcriptional regulator; translated protein: MAAHRNVTIKDVAARAGVSITAVSHALNDKGTLAEETRKRIREIATSMGYQADALARGLRRSRIGVIGIVLRPLDALEDYSPPGVDYFLRFAGAAAVSALGHGLSLMQVADLVKGPVTPLAFSLDGYVVTDPVRDDPVVDLLESRSIPYVTLGRDPGKPQAANWVASDDAAATRTALDHLAEHGARDVAFVGGTDDNSWNADAEEAYRHWCASHGSTPRLFRSPERLGEAGGRELVPRLLDDGVPDAIYSLTGRHAAGIQEAMRERGYTAPEHYLLACGTDAQQTRTAEPPITAIDLRPEVLARETVALLAQITRGESPDGRRLVASELIVRRSSQRER
- a CDS encoding ABC transporter substrate-binding protein; its protein translation is MLTQSRTRARVVSGAALALGLACALSSCAAPAGTGAGEQQEAAPGFLAVADDALDGQGALTVQLDYDTSEADGLDPATAQTARSWSIMGLVYETLVTTDENFEIQPELATSWEQPDDTTYVFTIDTTATFSNGRALTADDVVGSLQRQIDSASVWSGQMGPVESIEATGDDQVTVRLSSPYAPFLAALANTPAAILPMQEVADGSVDLATTMLGTGPYVVDAHRQDESWTFSANPDWRGGDDLAVQTLELQIVDQETTRQAALREGSAGLANFGSIDALTQLADAGDVQVVNQTQSDFYYLNVNSQIEGSPLQDQDVRFAINAAIDRQAIADIVFAGESAPTGVTPSNLPGACAVDALPSEQADLDEARDVIAASDAAGTTLDLIVYTSEPVMGQIAQLVQQQLAEIGVTVNIEQFDTATYNARVFTAQPGDFDLSLGWFAGYVDPSMVTKWWNPEQAGFNVGFTGVHEDLNALIAAGAEETDADERETVLAELCASADEYSEIVPLVHRPSIIGYDSAALSPTIQSNEGYGDIFRDIASYRLPAAPASGE
- a CDS encoding ABC transporter permease; translation: MLQQLRWSAGRVASALVTLLGVSILIFAAVRLMPGSYEDIILGPLASPEERAALAAAYGLDQPLVLQYFSWIGQIATGDLGTSFVTQSPVSVELGARIPVTALLTAMALAITVAIGIPLGVWTGVRSGAHRGGAVGRIVSGLGISVPEFVLGSVVVFVFSRLALGIQVGGFSRVGTGFGPTFQALLLPAVVLSVFCVAAAARTTRDAVMNVLVEPHIAAAVARGETPWHIVRHHVMRNAGIPILTLLATITAYLLGGAVIVETIFNIPGLGSFMVTGLDRRDFAVVQASVLFAATVFIVVSLVLDLITSALDPRVAVTGKAGS